The Strix aluco isolate bStrAlu1 chromosome 1, bStrAlu1.hap1, whole genome shotgun sequence genome has a window encoding:
- the CSRNP1 gene encoding cysteine/serine-rich nuclear protein 1 → MSGVLKRKYEELGDDSTYCSSSSCSPLSSSASSGWESDEESSHGEPKPSSALTPSFTPTSILKKCKRLKKNNVEFDRVTVFYFPRCQGFTSVPSRGGCTLGMVSKHSSSRQFTLAEFSKEQENIRREKLEEKLKEEKLEALKWKLTMNGTKESEEANQLTIEDISDDDIDVSNVDLEDGFFLQPYPAKKRRALLKAVGVKKIDKEEKRELHNIRLSREDCGCDCREVCDPETCSCSLAGIKCQMDHTSFPCGCTKDGCGNTEGRIEFNQARVQTHFIHTIMKLELEKQQQSSEKVAEAEPPFRERLPSLGCAVGKGSLEERAVPLAPAFQFSPDLEALGENSCSSDMTDSSISSHPSEDLEESYESLPSDKSQSDVDDDGLARILHFNDSDAEEEGGHGQDDLSCFHPTDFFIEDHSGEAKPVPGHLSHLSECLDENANQDGGGLLEDAAHARCDGLSCCASSPAEPCSKSYADLSLSSDSLDFFQSFSDYNLGPLYNSLKEYENLDNFSALQFQLPNFPGFPQAGDQGSCFLESLIGLSESVPETPAPFTDNQLLEDAIKSSLMETVKV, encoded by the exons ATGAGTGGAGTATTGAAAAGGAAGTATGAAGAGCTGGGGGATGACAGTACCtactgctcctcctcctcctgctcccccctctcctcctctgcgTCCTCAGGCTGGGAGTCGGATGAGGAGAGCTCCCATGGAGAGCCCAAGCCCAGCTCTGCCTTAACGCCCAGCTTCACCC CCACGTCTATCCTGAAGAAATGCAAGCGACTAAAGAAGAACAATGTGGAGTTTGACCGGGTCACTGTGTTTTACTTCCCACGCTGCCAGGGGTTCACGAGCGTGCCTAGTCGTGGGGGCTGTACCCTGGGGATGGTGAGCAAACACAGCTCCTCCCGGCAGTTCACGCTAGCAGAGTTTTCAAAGGAGCAGGAAAATATTCGTCGGGAGAAACTcgaagagaaattaaaagaggAGAAGTTGGAAGCATTGAAATGGAAA CTAACCATGAACGGCACGAAGGAGTCGGAGGAGGCCAACCAGCTCACCATTGAAGACATCTCCGACGATGACATTGATGTCAGCAACGTGGACCTGGAGGATGGCTTCTTCCTCCAGCCCTACCCCGCCAAGAAGAGACGCGCACTGCTGAAAGCCGTGGGGGTGAAGAAGATCGACAAGGAGGAGAAGCGGGAGCTGCACAACATCCGCTTGTCCCGGGAGGACTGTGGTTGCGACTGCCGGGAGGTCTGTGACCCAGAgacctgcagctgcagcttgGCGGGCATTAAATGTCAG ATGGATCACACCTCCTTCCCATGTGGCTGCACCAAGGATGGCTGCGGCAACACCGAGGGCAGGATCGAGTTCAATCAGGCCCGTGTGCAGACCCACTTCATCCACACCATCATGAagctggagctggagaagcagcagcagagcagcgaGAAGGTGGCGGAAGCAGAGCCCCCTTTTCGGGAGAGGCTCCCGTCGCTGGGATGCGCAGTGGGGAAGGGCTCCTTGGAGGAGCGTGCGGTGCCGCTGGCACCTGCCTTCCAGTTCAGCCCCGACCTGGAGGCCCTGGGGGAGAACAGCTGCAGCAGCGACATGACGgactcctccatctcctcccatcCCAGCGAGGACCTGGAGGAGTCCTATGAGAGCCTCCCCTCCGACAAATCCCAGTCGGATGTGGATGACGACGGCTTGGCACGCATCCTCCATTTCAACGACTCGGATGCTGAGGAAGAGGGGGGCCACGGCCAGGATGACCTGAGTTGCTTCCATCCCACCGACTTCTTCATCGAGGACCACAGCGGCGAGGCCAAGCCTGTCCCTGGCCACTTGTCCCACCTCTCTGAGTGCCTGGACGAGAACGCCAACCAGGATGGCGGCGGTTTGCTGGAGGATGCTGCCCACGCGCGGTGCGATGGGCTGTCCTGCTGCGCCTCATCCCCAGCTGAGCCCTGCTCCAAGAGCTACGCCGacctcagcctttcctctgacTCCTTGGATTTCTTCCAGTCCTTCTCAGACTATAACTTGGGACCCCTTTACAACTCCTTAAAGGAGTATGAGAACCTTGATAACTTCTCAGCGTTACAGTTTCAGTTGCCTAATTTCCCTGGCTTCCCACAAGCTGGAGATCAGGGCTCCTGTTTCTTGGAGTCCCTCATTGGTTTGTCCGAATCTGTCCCCGAAACCCCGGCCCCTTTCACAGACAATCAACTTTTGGAGGATGCCATCAAGTCATCGCTGATGGAGACAGTGAAAGTGTGA